The genome window ACTGCGCGGCCAGGGCGCGCAGTTGCTCAGGTGTCAGTTGGTCGAGATTGGGCGAGGAAGTCATGCCGCTGATTGTGCCAGAGCAGACGCTTAGCGCAGATACACCGATGGGCTAATGGCCGGCGCTACAGCACTGTGATCGCGCCGCCCGCACCGACCCGCTGCCAGGGCAGCCCCAGTACCAACGCCTGAAGTTGCTCGGCGTCGAGTTCGACTTCCGAGCCGTGGCGGATGCCTGGCCAGTGAAACTTGCCCTGGTTCAATCGCCGCGCAGCCAGCCAGATCCCCACGCCGTCATGCACCAGAACTTTCATGCGGTTGGCGCGACGATTGGCAAAGAGATAGGCGCAGTGCGGCTTCGCCGCACCGAACACCGCCACCACGCGGGCCAACGCGGTTTCAGTGCCAGCACGCATGTCCATGGGTTCGGTGGCGAGCCAGATGCTATCGACGCGAATCACTGGACGAGCCCACGAACAAAGCGGGCGCATCCTTCAGGATCGGAGGCTGGCCATTTCACCGTGATGGATTGCTCGCCAAGCGGTAGCTCGATCATCACCGATGCTTCAGCTGGTCGTTTGGGCATAACCCTCGCAGGAACGAACGCCGGCAACGCCGCTGGCAGTTGATCCCGATAAAGCGGTAGCCACTTGCGAATGACGTTGGCGTTGATGCCGTGGCGGATGGCCACGCTGGATACGCTCGCACCGGGTTGCAGGCACTCCTGAACAACCTGGGCTTTGAATGGTTTGGGGTAAGAGCTTCGTTGGCGCATGGAAATCCCGGCGATAAGGGCTATCGCGTCCGCTTAAAAATACGCGGACACCATCGGCCTTAATGCTGAGGTTCGGAAGGTGAGTTGGCCGGACGCTTACTGCAGACTGACGCAAAGAGCTGCAATCGGCCGCTTACCGCTCTTTGAGCTGCGTGATCATTGCCTCACTGACCTTGTCAGTGATTGGGCAACTCGGTGCTGAGGGCAAGTGATTCAAATCCACGGCCTGTTTTACAGCGGTATCTATGGCCTTATCCTGAATAGGCTCTTTCGGCGCTTTCTGATTACGTCGTGCTTGCCCGCGCTGGCGCTTAGCCTGCTGCTTCGCATACAGCGCCTGAGCCGCCGTTACCATTCCTACTGCCTGGCCGCTCAAGTCCAAACGCGGCGCATTCTCCGTCATGCTTGCCCAATATCGACTTCCTCGGCACCAGGTAGCGATGCCCTGCTTGAGCTGTTCGCTGGATATTTCAAGCAGCTCTAGGTGTTGCTCGGCATCCTTTAAAATACCTTCCTTAAGCGGAACCTTTGGGGCCGGATTGACCGGGAAGGCCAATGGAAAGTGCTTCTGCAATCGCCAGATCGCTTCCACCGCAGGATCTTGCTCGCGAGGCTTAGCCTGCTCAGAAGGCTTGCGTATAGCCTGCTTCGCGCTATCTGTCTTTACTTGCACTTTTTCGGCTCGAAGGCGGTCGCGTAGCTCAGCTAATTGTTCAAAACCCATCGTTTAGTTCACAGCCTTATGATTGATTCATGGTGCAAGGTTATCCCATGCAGTCTTTTGATACAGCTTGGACGATTTCTGCCTTTCATGGCAGGTGGCTTTGATAGCGTCCATTCCCCCAGACTGATCCACGCTTGCCTCTTCATACAGTGGAGGACAGGCCATGAACACCATAGCAACCAATACTCATCAACCTTGGAACAAGGGGAAATTCGTCGGGCAGAAAGCCCCGCTTCGTCTCAGTGACATCTGGGCCATTCGGGTTAGGCTTCAACTCGCCGAGAGAGTACGAGATTTGGCTCTCTTTGATTTAGCAATCGATAGCAAATTGAGAGCCTGTGACTTAACTAAACTGCGAGTGCGGGACATAGCTCATGGGGAACATGTGTCTTCACGAGCCATCGTCATGCAGCAGAAAACCCGTCGTCCAGTCCAGTTTGAAATTACCGAACCAACTCGCACTGCTCTGGAAGTTTGGATGCATCAAGCCAACCTCAGAAATGAGGACTTCTTGTTTCCAAGCCGTTTGCATTGTTCAGAGCATCTCTCCACTCGGCAATATGCTCGAATAGTTAAGGCCTGGGTGGTAGCCATTGGTCTTGACCCAGCCATGTATGGCACTCACACACTACGGCGCACCAAGGCGACTTTAATCTATCGAAGGACAAAAAATCTGAGGGCTGTTCAGCTGCTGCTTGGTCATTCGAAGCTTGAAAGCACTGTCAGGTACCTTGGGATTGAAGTCGAGGATGCCTTGGATATGTCAGAGCAGACAGAGGTATAGGCCTACCCTGCGGCGGTCATGGTTGGACCGTCGCTATCGACACGTTTCAGCCCTTGCGAGGGGCAGCCCCCGACCCGGAGCTGACATTCCCTACCACAACAGAAACGTCCGATTAAAACCGATTCTGTTGAAAAAGTCGGATTTTCTGCACGACTCAACGTAAGCGCATCAACCATCAAAGAACCTGCTAACCACTTTGAGTGGTTGTTCGGCCCTTTGTTGACCTTTGCTGCTCTGTTATTGGGTTAATTTGAGGTTTTTTGCTTGGTGCAGGCGCACCTATCCCGTGAGGGGTGGCCCTTGCGATGAAAGTTTGGCTAGTCGCCGTAGGTTCTGTACCGCTGCCGCCAGTGTGAACTCGTCGGTCGCACCACGCATGCCGCGTAGCCGCAAGCGATCCAGTTTCAGGATGCGCTTGAGGTGGGCAAACAACATTTCGACTTTCTTACGCTCGTGACGAGAGCGCACGTACCCAGGCGTCGTTGCGATGCGTCGGGCCACATCACGAGCAGCTTCATGAACGCTGCGGGCAATCTTGCGAATTGAAGTGTTCGGGCAGCACTTGGCTTTCATCGGACACGTCGCGCAATCGGTTTTTCTGGATCGAAAATTGATGGTGTTGGCTTTCGTCACGTGCGAACGCTCGTTCTTGAAGGCTCGCCATTCGCTGCGTAATGCGTTGCCGGCAGGGCAGCGGTATTCCTCAGTCTCTTCGTTCCAGTGGAAATCGCTGCTCGAAAAACTGTCGTCCTTGCGCTCGGTTTTGTCCCACACCGGCACATGAGGTTCGATCTCTTTTTCCTCCACCATCCAGGCCAGCATCGGCGCGGTCCCGTAAGCGGTATCGCCGATGAGTCGATCCGGTTTGATATCGAACCGATCTTCGACCCGATCAATCATTGTCTTGGTGCTCTCGGCCTCGGCCGTTCGATGAGCAGGTGTTGCTTCTACATCCACGATGACGCCGTGCTCGGTATCGATCAGGTAGTTCGTGGAATATGCGAAGAACGCCGGTCCTCCTGGAGCAGCGGTCCAGCGGGCTTGAGGATCAGTCAGCGATAGGTACTTCGGAAGTGTTTCCCCCAGAGCTTCCGCATCAAGCCCCTCAAGGTACTCACGCACCGCGCGGGTGCTCAGAGCCGGATCACCCCAGTTGACCTGCTCATCACCAGGTATGCCGCGCTGTCGACTCGCATCCGCTTTGATGATGCTGGCGTCCACGGCGAATCCTTCGCCTTTGACCAGGCCTGCATCCATACAGCGCCGCAGCACTTCATTGAACAACCAGCGAAACAAATCACTGTCCCGGAAACGGCCGTGTCTATTTTTGGAAAAGGTCGAATGGTTGGGGACTTCATCTTCAAGGCTCAACCGGCAGAACCAGCGGTAAGCCAGATTCAGATGGGCCTCTTCACACAAGCGACGTTCAGAGCGAATGCCATAGCAGTAGCCCACGATCAGCATGCGCAGCATCAATTCAGGATCAATCGAGGGACGCCCAAGCGGGCTATAAAAATCGGCGAGGTAGTCGCGCAGATCACTCAGATCGAGACACTGATCAATGCTGCGCAGAAGGTGATTTGCTGGGATGTGATCTTCAAGGTTGAACGAGTAAAACAGTCGATTCTGTCCACTCGATAACTGTCCCATCATGCTGTGATATCCCCCACCGCCCAATGGAGATATTTTGCCGCAAGGCAGGTAGAGGAGCTACTTTTTCAACAGCATCGACCCGAAGCTGATGTTGGGAAAAGGCAAAACCGTGCCATGAGCGAACGATAAAACGTCTTCGGAATTTACGCATGCTATAGAAACTTGGTCTAACCAACCTCTTCAATTCCTAAGAAGATTGTCTAGGAAATTCCATGTGAAAACCGGTGAGACCATCTGAGGAGGTACACCAGATCCGCCCCTTGTGCGCTTCCACGATAGAGCGGGTAATGGCCAGCCCCAATCCGGCATTGCTCGCATTACCTTCACGGCGCGCAGGGTCAGCACGATAAAAGCGATCGAACAGCTTCTGTAGATGCTCAGGCGGGATGGTGCTTCCGGGGTTCTCGATGCTGACCGCTGTCAGGCTAGCGGCCTGTCTGATTGAAAGGTGGATAGTCTCGCCCGACGGGGTATAGCGCAGTGCGTTGGCAAGCAGATTGGAAATCGCCCGCTCGAGCATCAGCGGATCACCCCGAACCTCTCCGGAGCCAGACACCGCCAGCTGAATACCCTGTTCTTCTGCCAGCAGCTGGTAAAACTCAAACAGTTTGGCGGCCAGGTCGGCCAGCGCTATCGGTGCTTGCTGCGGGATGATAAGTCCGTTGTCCGCCTTGGCCAGAAACAACATGTCGTCAATCATCCGTGACATGCGCCTGAGGTCGTCCAGGTTGGCGTGCAGGTTTTCCTCGTACGCAGTGCTATCGCGTTGTCTGCTCAATACCACCTCGGTGTGTGTCATAAGGTTGCTCAGCGGTGTACGCAGCTCGTGTGCAATGTCAGCGGAAAAATTCGACAGACGGATAAAGTCTTCCTCCAGTCGTGCCAGCATGGCATTGAACGACAGCACCAGCTGTTGCAGTTCCAGCGGCACCGGTTCAAGAGGGATTCGCTGCTGCAGCGAGCCCGCAGACATCGATGCTGCAGTGTCCGTCACTTGCCGCAGTGGGCGCAGGCCACTTCGGGCGACCACCCAGCCCAGTGCAGCACTCAAAAGCGCACAGATAATCAAACCGATCCAGAACCAGCGCTGCAGGGTCACGAAGAAATGCGCGTGGTTGGTTACATCCAGAGCCAGCAGGATTGTCAGCGGTGCTGTCTGACCAGGAGCCGTGACCTGCGCCGTCATGCCGCGAAACAGTTGCTCGCCATCTTGCCACGCCCACAAGTCCTGTTCGGCAGCATGCCTGAAACTCTTTGGAATCGCGGTTGCTGATGAATCAGCAAACAGCACACTGCCATCACCGCTCACAATTATTGCCAGTAGGTCCTGATGAGCACCCAGCAAAGCGCGCAGTTGCGGTAATTCATTCTCAAGATTCTCACTGTTGCGGGCCTTGCCAAGAATTTGCCTGGTTG of Pseudomonas pohangensis contains these proteins:
- a CDS encoding heavy metal sensor histidine kinase, producing the protein MNLRQLSLTARMSLMFMSAVIAVLVIAGLSFYMLSQHHFQELDRQALVEKLESTRQILGKARNSENLENELPQLRALLGAHQDLLAIIVSGDGSVLFADSSATAIPKSFRHAAEQDLWAWQDGEQLFRGMTAQVTAPGQTAPLTILLALDVTNHAHFFVTLQRWFWIGLIICALLSAALGWVVARSGLRPLRQVTDTAASMSAGSLQQRIPLEPVPLELQQLVLSFNAMLARLEEDFIRLSNFSADIAHELRTPLSNLMTHTEVVLSRQRDSTAYEENLHANLDDLRRMSRMIDDMLFLAKADNGLIIPQQAPIALADLAAKLFEFYQLLAEEQGIQLAVSGSGEVRGDPLMLERAISNLLANALRYTPSGETIHLSIRQAASLTAVSIENPGSTIPPEHLQKLFDRFYRADPARREGNASNAGLGLAITRSIVEAHKGRIWCTSSDGLTGFHMEFPRQSS
- the tnpA gene encoding IS66-like element accessory protein TnpA is translated as MRQRSSYPKPFKAQVVQECLQPGASVSSVAIRHGINANVIRKWLPLYRDQLPAALPAFVPARVMPKRPAEASVMIELPLGEQSITVKWPASDPEGCARFVRGLVQ
- a CDS encoding transposase, with translation MMGQLSSGQNRLFYSFNLEDHIPANHLLRSIDQCLDLSDLRDYLADFYSPLGRPSIDPELMLRMLIVGYCYGIRSERRLCEEAHLNLAYRWFCRLSLEDEVPNHSTFSKNRHGRFRDSDLFRWLFNEVLRRCMDAGLVKGEGFAVDASIIKADASRQRGIPGDEQVNWGDPALSTRAVREYLEGLDAEALGETLPKYLSLTDPQARWTAAPGGPAFFAYSTNYLIDTEHGVIVDVEATPAHRTAEAESTKTMIDRVEDRFDIKPDRLIGDTAYGTAPMLAWMVEEKEIEPHVPVWDKTERKDDSFSSSDFHWNEETEEYRCPAGNALRSEWRAFKNERSHVTKANTINFRSRKTDCATCPMKAKCCPNTSIRKIARSVHEAARDVARRIATTPGYVRSRHERKKVEMLFAHLKRILKLDRLRLRGMRGATDEFTLAAAVQNLRRLAKLSSQGPPLTG
- a CDS encoding ProQ/FinO family protein, with amino-acid sequence MGFEQLAELRDRLRAEKVQVKTDSAKQAIRKPSEQAKPREQDPAVEAIWRLQKHFPLAFPVNPAPKVPLKEGILKDAEQHLELLEISSEQLKQGIATWCRGSRYWASMTENAPRLDLSGQAVGMVTAAQALYAKQQAKRQRGQARRNQKAPKEPIQDKAIDTAVKQAVDLNHLPSAPSCPITDKVSEAMITQLKER
- a CDS encoding tyrosine-type recombinase/integrase; this translates as MNTIATNTHQPWNKGKFVGQKAPLRLSDIWAIRVRLQLAERVRDLALFDLAIDSKLRACDLTKLRVRDIAHGEHVSSRAIVMQQKTRRPVQFEITEPTRTALEVWMHQANLRNEDFLFPSRLHCSEHLSTRQYARIVKAWVVAIGLDPAMYGTHTLRRTKATLIYRRTKNLRAVQLLLGHSKLESTVRYLGIEVEDALDMSEQTEV
- the tnpB gene encoding IS66 family insertion sequence element accessory protein TnpB (TnpB, as the term is used for proteins encoded by IS66 family insertion elements, is considered an accessory protein, since TnpC, encoded by a neighboring gene, is a DDE family transposase.) is translated as MIRVDSIWLATEPMDMRAGTETALARVVAVFGAAKPHCAYLFANRRANRMKVLVHDGVGIWLAARRLNQGKFHWPGIRHGSEVELDAEQLQALVLGLPWQRVGAGGAITVL